In the Alkaliphilus flagellatus genome, one interval contains:
- the saoB gene encoding ABC transporter substrate-binding (seleno)protein SaoB: MNTNQKLFLFFLVICIIGIGSIFILPKEEYVANTDMRLRIGAGDDITGLLLQQIMRTSNNMGRENLIKGEAQKRIFEDFTFKDCUSNTAQWALSSEEIDMAFYCNHIALHLVRSSDDFEIYAPVIMNGEIIAYNKELDNMYKLGMGQKREHLHKVSKESYPQIQEILEMQPISLPYSLEEGQIDGAVMDVTEAALLPKFNFASLSENDYVSFVLVVRKDIIDTRAFRDFLDVYNKTIEELSQTETLITHMGMTKEFWDKAKLKFLSLE; this comes from the coding sequence TTATTTTTATTTTTTCTAGTAATATGCATCATAGGAATTGGATCTATTTTTATTCTACCTAAAGAAGAATATGTTGCAAATACAGATATGCGTCTAAGAATTGGAGCTGGAGATGATATTACAGGATTACTTCTACAGCAGATCATGAGAACAAGTAATAATATGGGGAGAGAGAATCTCATCAAGGGAGAGGCTCAAAAAAGGATTTTTGAGGACTTTACTTTTAAGGATTGCTGAAGTAACACAGCACAATGGGCCTTGAGCTCAGAAGAAATCGATATGGCCTTTTATTGTAACCATATAGCTTTGCATTTAGTACGTTCTAGTGATGACTTTGAAATTTATGCACCAGTCATTATGAATGGTGAAATTATTGCCTATAATAAGGAACTGGATAATATGTACAAGCTAGGTATGGGCCAAAAGAGAGAACATTTACATAAAGTCTCTAAGGAGAGTTATCCACAGATTCAAGAGATTTTGGAGATGCAACCTATATCCTTGCCGTATTCTTTGGAAGAAGGACAAATAGATGGTGCAGTTATGGATGTAACTGAGGCAGCCTTATTGCCAAAATTCAATTTTGCATCCCTTTCAGAAAATGACTATGTTTCTTTTGTTCTAGTTGTTAGGAAGGATATTATAGATACCAGAGCTTTTAGAGATTTTTTAGATGTGTACAATAAGACAATAGAAGAGTTAAGCCAAACGGAAACGCTTATTACACACATGGGTATGACAAAGGAATTTTGGGATAAAGCAAAATTAAAATTTCTAAGTTTGGAATAG
- the saoA gene encoding ABC transporter ATP-binding protein SaoA → MSISIQGITKVFPNRRDKKANNIVLRDISFDVSEGEFVSLLGPSGCGKTTTLTIVAGFLKHNGGNVFVNGKEVNKPGPDRAFVFQNYALFPWMKVKENIMYPMKLRGIPKREREEKLKSLLEMAQLKDYGNYYIHEVSGGMKQRIALLRALACDPDILLMDEPLGAVDFQMRQLLQIQLESMLQANKKTTLMVTHDVDEAIYLSDRVIVMSRDHGKILADLKIQLPRPRDRKNEKYHQYTNELTDILRTALDGDVKNQEDEQLLEFINKSKQKESTNKSYSQKSALQGR, encoded by the coding sequence ATGTCAATATCAATACAAGGAATAACTAAAGTTTTTCCCAACAGAAGAGATAAAAAGGCAAATAATATTGTATTACGAGATATCTCATTTGATGTGAGTGAAGGTGAATTTGTTTCCTTATTAGGTCCATCAGGTTGTGGAAAGACAACAACATTGACAATTGTTGCAGGGTTTTTAAAGCATAATGGTGGGAATGTTTTTGTCAATGGGAAAGAGGTGAATAAACCAGGGCCGGATAGAGCTTTTGTGTTTCAAAATTATGCCTTGTTTCCATGGATGAAGGTAAAAGAGAATATTATGTATCCTATGAAGCTGAGAGGTATACCAAAAAGAGAACGTGAGGAGAAACTAAAAAGTTTATTGGAGATGGCACAGCTTAAGGATTATGGAAACTATTATATTCATGAAGTATCAGGTGGCATGAAGCAAAGAATTGCTTTATTGCGAGCTTTAGCTTGTGACCCAGATATTTTGTTAATGGATGAACCCTTAGGTGCTGTTGATTTTCAAATGCGTCAATTACTTCAAATTCAATTAGAATCTATGTTGCAAGCAAACAAGAAGACAACTCTTATGGTTACCCACGATGTTGATGAAGCTATCTATTTAAGTGACCGAGTTATTGTTATGTCAAGAGACCATGGAAAAATATTGGCTGATTTAAAAATTCAGCTTCCTAGACCTAGAGATAGAAAAAATGAAAAATACCATCAATATACTAATGAATTAACTGACATCTTAAGAACTGCACTAGATGGTGATGTTAAAAATCAAGAAGATGAGCAATTGTTAGAATTTATTAATAAATCGAAACAAAAAGAGAGTACAAATAAATCTTATTCTCAAAAATCAGCTCTTCAAGGAAGATAA
- the saoP gene encoding ABC transporter permease subunit SaoP (Most members of this family are selenoproteins with the selenocysteine residue at the channel-gating position.), whose translation MNAQQKQVNRMVHATKMKDRRAWKNLSGKDFNYHTPIAIIILGIIWMIAARIVNKPFIFPSLESVIEAFFKAITDLYVLRNIGITMRRVMTGVFYAFIIGLPIGMIMGYSKSMLRAFAPFINSLRQVPIMAWVPLSIIWFGLGDGPTIFMIAFTGIFTVILNTIAGVQDISKEYYHAARSMGARTIDIIKDIVLPGSLPGIITGIRLAIGMGWMSVIUAEFIATSAGFGYCIVEAQSRMETHTIIAYMVIAGLIGFSIDKVMLLIESMLLRWKAD comes from the coding sequence ATGAATGCACAACAGAAACAAGTTAATAGAATGGTGCACGCAACTAAAATGAAAGATAGACGTGCATGGAAAAACTTAAGTGGAAAGGACTTTAATTATCATACTCCCATAGCCATTATTATACTAGGAATTATATGGATGATAGCAGCTAGAATTGTAAACAAACCATTTATTTTCCCTTCCCTAGAAAGTGTAATTGAAGCATTTTTTAAAGCGATTACAGATTTATATGTATTGAGAAATATTGGAATTACCATGCGCCGAGTTATGACAGGTGTATTCTATGCATTTATCATAGGGTTACCTATTGGTATGATTATGGGGTATTCAAAAAGTATGTTACGAGCTTTTGCACCATTTATTAATTCACTTAGGCAAGTTCCAATTATGGCCTGGGTACCACTATCCATTATATGGTTCGGTCTTGGAGATGGACCAACAATTTTCATGATTGCATTTACTGGAATATTTACAGTTATTTTAAATACCATTGCTGGAGTCCAGGATATTAGTAAGGAATATTATCATGCTGCTCGTAGTATGGGTGCAAGAACAATTGATATTATTAAAGACATTGTACTTCCTGGTTCTCTACCAGGAATCATCACAGGGATTAGATTAGCAATTGGTATGGGCTGGATGTCGGTTATCTGAGCGGAGTTCATTGCGACGAGTGCCGGGTTCGGTTACTGTATAGTAGAAGCTCAATCTAGAATGGAAACCCATACAATAATTGCGTATATGGTTATAGCTGGATTGATTGGATTTTCCATTGACAAGGTGATGCTATTAATTGAAAGTATGTTATTAAGATGGAAGGCAGACTAG
- the saoX gene encoding ABC transporter substrate-binding subunit SaoX: protein MKKRVILTILALSMMLAGCTDSSQQSVVIEDIGYDPAAEVVRYELEELNDADKEYVVQLGYRDCDHMVPAIIGEKAGIYEALGLNVVVTKTGKIMEAMSSGELDVGYQGIEGAINSVNQGAPLFMAAANHLGGSRYLVVSNDIKEPKDLIGKKIAVGSGAEAKPEWRKWAEELGIPVELENYEVVDMSDKDKVFALKAGQLDAFSACDPYGSLVEFEGFGRIMATGWGAHVSEDMEEGWGICCIYAMNNDFLEEHPELAKRLVLAHSLAIKYLYEHPYNAAMMFADGFGTVPEVALKTVYMKTVAEGRTITWQFSEENLNNYIDYFYDYEIAEDNIPNINDIEKFMSTDLLETCGIEDFDTFIEETNIDKEFPVGMSYDDWLAKAKAIDGITE from the coding sequence ATGAAAAAAAGGGTGATTTTAACTATTCTTGCATTATCAATGATGCTAGCTGGTTGTACAGATAGCAGTCAACAAAGTGTTGTAATCGAAGATATTGGTTATGACCCTGCTGCAGAGGTAGTAAGGTATGAATTAGAAGAATTAAATGATGCAGACAAGGAATATGTTGTCCAGTTAGGATATAGAGATTGTGATCACATGGTGCCAGCTATTATAGGGGAAAAGGCAGGGATTTATGAAGCTTTAGGGCTTAATGTTGTAGTTACAAAAACAGGTAAGATTATGGAAGCTATGTCCTCAGGAGAATTAGATGTAGGCTATCAAGGTATTGAAGGAGCTATTAATTCTGTTAATCAGGGAGCACCACTATTTATGGCAGCAGCTAATCATTTAGGAGGATCTAGATACTTAGTTGTAAGCAATGACATTAAAGAACCAAAGGACTTAATAGGAAAAAAAATAGCTGTTGGATCTGGGGCAGAAGCAAAGCCAGAATGGCGAAAATGGGCTGAAGAGTTGGGCATTCCAGTTGAGTTAGAAAACTATGAAGTAGTGGATATGTCTGATAAGGATAAAGTTTTTGCATTAAAAGCAGGACAGCTAGATGCCTTTTCTGCCTGCGATCCTTATGGTTCTCTAGTAGAATTTGAAGGTTTTGGTCGTATTATGGCAACTGGTTGGGGTGCACATGTTTCAGAGGATATGGAAGAAGGCTGGGGAATATGCTGTATTTACGCTATGAACAATGATTTCCTAGAGGAACATCCAGAATTGGCGAAAAGATTAGTTCTTGCACATTCTCTTGCTATTAAATACTTGTATGAACATCCATACAATGCAGCTATGATGTTTGCTGATGGATTTGGAACAGTACCAGAAGTTGCACTAAAAACTGTGTATATGAAAACTGTTGCTGAAGGAAGAACAATTACATGGCAATTCTCAGAAGAAAACTTAAATAATTATATTGATTACTTCTATGACTATGAAATTGCAGAAGATAATATTCCAAATATAAATGATATTGAAAAATTCATGTCAACAGATTTACTAGAAACATGTGGTATTGAAGATTTCGATACATTCATTGAAGAAACAAATATTGATAAGGAGTTTCCAGTTGGTATGAGCTATGACGATTGGCTAGCTAAGGCAAAAGCTATAGATGGTATTACAGAGTAG
- the saoC gene encoding Cys-Cys-COOH (seleno)protein SaoC, translating into MNKKFKTLLIILVIFSLGLYSFSLKKSNTVEALGVEPDNELLIYFRENFPNNEVLKCGYEDLNDDGRKDLLVIYNESKRKNAMLVVIDKEDGFQVSDHIPAPIENLKIEFKDIDKTGPIEIIISGSKDENFGYSIFRLIDDTELKDLFGEGMEDCC; encoded by the coding sequence ATGAATAAAAAATTTAAAACTCTACTAATCATACTTGTAATTTTTTCATTAGGGCTCTATTCTTTTTCTCTAAAAAAAAGTAATACTGTAGAGGCACTAGGGGTCGAGCCAGATAATGAACTTCTTATATACTTTAGAGAAAATTTTCCAAACAATGAGGTTTTAAAGTGTGGATATGAAGACTTAAATGATGATGGACGTAAGGACTTACTGGTAATCTATAATGAGTCTAAAAGAAAAAATGCAATGCTTGTAGTTATAGATAAAGAAGATGGATTTCAGGTATCTGACCACATTCCTGCTCCAATAGAAAACCTAAAAATAGAATTTAAGGATATCGATAAAACTGGACCAATAGAAATTATTATATCTGGTTCAAAGGATGAGAATTTCGGTTACTCTATATTTAGGTTAATTGATGATACAGAGCTAAAAGATTTGTTTGGGGAAGGTATGGAAGATTGTTGTTAA
- the saoE gene encoding efflux transporter SaoE — MLILDFLNDIIFTSIGLLNGASGWLVFSYIVAGLLHDVISPRRFHKALGNTKLSSILKSTLSGTCLPICSCGTIPLGISLYYSGAYVGPTLAFMASTPVLNPIAIILSYGLLGKEITIINIVAGLLLPFIVGIIGNKLGGNELRKEGLEEEIIANSLKPIEKVTLLEKFRSGIQWVIGDLAVVLSKYVVLGMLFGGFILTAFPDAFIQKYLGNPSMLSLWNVAVLAAFMYVCAVGHIPFIAALIASGASPGAAITFLMAGAATNIPELLSIYKLIGKKTAVIYGVTISVFSLIVGYLTNLWLMPGFKPAVNFNRIDNTIESANKLLFNLPEPVKYLCSFIIFLFFLKGIYPKVKYFFKKSTEQVM, encoded by the coding sequence TTGTTAATACTAGATTTTTTAAATGACATTATATTTACCTCAATAGGTTTATTAAATGGAGCTTCTGGTTGGCTTGTTTTTAGTTACATAGTAGCAGGGCTTTTGCATGATGTTATTTCTCCTAGGAGATTTCACAAAGCCTTAGGAAATACTAAGCTTAGCTCTATTTTAAAGTCAACACTTTCAGGTACTTGCTTACCTATTTGTAGTTGCGGTACAATTCCCCTTGGCATTAGCCTATACTACTCTGGAGCATATGTAGGGCCCACACTAGCTTTTATGGCATCTACACCTGTACTAAATCCTATAGCAATAATACTTAGCTATGGCTTATTAGGTAAAGAAATAACTATAATAAATATAGTTGCAGGACTTTTGCTTCCTTTTATTGTAGGAATAATCGGCAATAAACTGGGAGGCAATGAATTAAGAAAAGAAGGTCTAGAAGAAGAAATAATAGCTAATTCATTAAAACCAATAGAAAAAGTCACTTTACTAGAAAAATTTAGATCCGGTATTCAGTGGGTAATAGGTGATTTAGCTGTAGTATTAAGTAAATACGTAGTTTTAGGTATGTTGTTTGGAGGATTTATTCTAACTGCATTTCCAGATGCATTTATACAAAAGTATTTAGGAAATCCTAGTATGCTATCACTTTGGAATGTAGCAGTTCTTGCTGCATTCATGTATGTTTGTGCTGTTGGACATATTCCTTTTATAGCTGCTCTAATTGCCAGTGGTGCTTCACCTGGTGCTGCTATTACCTTTTTGATGGCAGGTGCAGCTACTAATATTCCTGAGCTACTTAGTATTTATAAGTTAATTGGTAAAAAAACTGCTGTAATATATGGAGTAACTATCTCTGTCTTTTCATTAATAGTTGGTTATCTAACTAATTTATGGCTTATGCCTGGGTTTAAGCCTGCTGTTAACTTTAATAGGATTGATAATACCATTGAAAGTGCAAATAAATTACTTTTTAACTTGCCAGAACCAGTTAAGTACTTATGCTCATTCATCATTTTCCTATTTTTCCTAAAGGGAATATATCCTAAAGTTAAGTATTTCTTTAAAAAAAGCACTGAGCAGGTGATGTAA
- the saoT gene encoding thioredoxin-like (seleno)protein SaoT, giving the protein MSKVLVEFINTUPSCDGYTRAVEVAAAKYKDKVDVKIYIAGKDMSYVKKYGVIFRGTLIINEKKKIQRISKNIIENEIALAVSELDDMR; this is encoded by the coding sequence ATGTCAAAGGTTCTAGTTGAGTTTATTAATACTTGACCTAGCTGTGATGGGTATACCCGAGCTGTAGAGGTTGCTGCAGCAAAGTACAAAGATAAGGTTGATGTGAAGATTTATATAGCAGGCAAAGATATGAGCTATGTTAAGAAGTATGGAGTTATATTTAGAGGAACTTTAATTATAAATGAAAAAAAGAAAATTCAGCGAATATCTAAGAATATTATCGAAAATGAAATTGCTCTAGCTGTTAGTGAGCTAGATGATATGAGGTGA
- the saoD gene encoding DsrE-related protein SaoD, protein MKVAYVISSDNSRTILRDMVIPQLEAGNHGAEVVGMFFLFDNTFLLLNETDIGERLQKLHEQTGMILLACDQCALERQIENRLVPGAAIGCFPVLYGALGSVELDQVITF, encoded by the coding sequence ATGAAAGTTGCATATGTTATAAGCTCAGATAATTCAAGAACTATTTTAAGAGATATGGTAATTCCACAATTAGAAGCCGGCAATCATGGTGCTGAGGTAGTAGGGATGTTTTTTTTATTCGATAATACCTTCTTATTATTGAATGAAACCGATATAGGTGAAAGACTTCAAAAACTTCATGAACAAACAGGTATGATATTATTAGCATGTGATCAATGTGCACTTGAGAGACAAATTGAAAATAGACTTGTACCGGGTGCTGCAATCGGTTGTTTTCCAGTACTATATGGTGCTCTTGGTTCAGTAGAGCTTGATCAAGTAATTACATTCTAA
- a CDS encoding molybdopterin-containing oxidoreductase family protein, with translation MIKGICSFCGGNCGIELLVKDNKIIEVKGDKNHPISKGFICPKGKALPEIVHSKDRLSKPMKKDKNGNWIEIDYKDAIDIITKKLKSLKDEFGAEALSMHTGEAGVRRQFPEYVRRFCQCYGTPNYSAAGSHCHLSKQMANKVTMGMLPSADYKNSKCIVLWGYNPANAHPYMMMDINEAVRKGAKLIVVDPNRIQTAKRADIHLKLRPGTDGALALGLIYVIIKENNYDRKFVENWTVGFDKLVDLVKDYTPEYVEGITNIPAETIVETARMFAKNKPANISPGIAIELLTNGFQTARAISILQAITGNIDLVGGAMMNSPAPLSPIEWENPRYNKKPIGSTEFPLFYETFDAAQANIISDVILEGKPYPLKAMIVIGSNPILTWPNANKLKKALKSLDLLVVMDNFMTETAKLADLIIPGSFFVERYEIWNQRGMLNEGILGLSSKIIDNEYGTSEWKFISDIAKAMGYEEELPWNTEEEAIDYRFKKLGLSFEEISEMYYGYKYEDFKEKKYEEKRFNTPTGKVEIYSKSLEELGYDPLPIYYEPLESPMSTKNLAKEYPFVLSTGARYLEYYHSRYRNIKFLKDYKDEIEPTVKVHPEAAEKEGIKNGDMVKVESLRGSIKLKAEITGDILPTTVLIPHGWNNANANELTDNEKLDPISGFPPDRALLAKVKKID, from the coding sequence ATGATTAAGGGGATATGTAGTTTTTGTGGCGGAAACTGTGGAATTGAACTACTGGTAAAGGACAATAAAATAATTGAAGTTAAGGGGGATAAAAACCACCCCATAAGTAAAGGATTTATTTGTCCAAAGGGAAAGGCCTTACCTGAAATAGTTCATTCTAAAGATAGATTATCCAAGCCAATGAAAAAAGATAAAAATGGTAATTGGATAGAGATAGACTATAAAGATGCTATTGATATTATAACTAAAAAATTAAAATCATTAAAAGATGAATTTGGAGCAGAAGCCTTATCAATGCATACGGGTGAAGCAGGAGTGAGAAGACAGTTTCCAGAGTATGTAAGAAGGTTTTGTCAGTGTTATGGAACACCTAACTACTCAGCAGCAGGAAGTCATTGTCATCTATCAAAACAAATGGCAAACAAGGTGACTATGGGAATGCTACCAAGTGCTGATTATAAGAACAGTAAATGTATAGTTTTATGGGGTTATAATCCAGCGAATGCTCATCCATATATGATGATGGATATAAATGAAGCTGTTAGAAAAGGAGCTAAATTAATAGTCGTAGATCCTAATAGAATACAAACTGCTAAAAGAGCAGATATTCATTTAAAACTTAGACCTGGAACAGATGGAGCATTAGCCCTAGGACTTATTTATGTAATTATTAAGGAAAATAACTATGATAGAAAATTTGTAGAAAACTGGACTGTAGGTTTTGACAAATTAGTGGATTTAGTTAAAGATTATACGCCGGAGTATGTTGAAGGAATTACAAATATTCCTGCTGAAACTATTGTAGAAACAGCTAGAATGTTTGCAAAGAATAAACCAGCAAATATTTCTCCTGGAATAGCAATAGAGCTATTGACAAATGGATTTCAAACCGCAAGAGCAATTTCAATACTTCAAGCAATAACAGGAAATATTGATTTAGTTGGTGGAGCTATGATGAATTCACCTGCACCTTTATCTCCAATAGAGTGGGAAAACCCTAGATATAATAAGAAGCCTATAGGAAGTACTGAGTTTCCTCTATTTTATGAAACCTTTGATGCAGCTCAAGCCAATATTATTAGCGATGTTATACTTGAAGGTAAGCCTTACCCATTAAAAGCTATGATAGTAATAGGAAGCAATCCAATACTGACATGGCCAAATGCTAATAAGTTAAAAAAGGCTTTAAAGTCCCTTGACTTATTAGTTGTAATGGACAACTTTATGACAGAAACCGCAAAACTTGCGGACTTAATTATTCCTGGGAGTTTCTTTGTGGAAAGATATGAAATATGGAATCAAAGGGGCATGTTGAATGAGGGTATCTTAGGCTTGTCATCTAAAATAATTGATAATGAATATGGCACTTCAGAATGGAAGTTTATTAGTGATATAGCAAAAGCCATGGGATACGAGGAAGAACTTCCTTGGAATACAGAAGAGGAGGCTATTGATTATAGGTTTAAAAAACTTGGACTAAGTTTTGAAGAAATATCTGAAATGTATTATGGATATAAATATGAGGATTTTAAAGAAAAGAAATACGAAGAAAAAAGATTTAATACACCTACAGGTAAGGTAGAAATATATTCAAAAAGCTTAGAAGAATTAGGCTATGATCCTCTGCCTATATACTATGAACCACTAGAAAGTCCAATGTCTACTAAGAATTTAGCTAAGGAGTACCCTTTTGTACTTTCTACAGGAGCTAGATATTTAGAATATTACCACTCAAGATATAGAAATATAAAATTCCTTAAGGACTATAAAGATGAGATCGAGCCAACAGTTAAAGTTCATCCTGAGGCAGCAGAAAAAGAAGGTATTAAGAATGGAGATATGGTGAAAGTTGAAAGTTTAAGAGGAAGCATAAAATTAAAGGCAGAAATAACAGGTGATATACTTCCTACAACAGTTCTTATACCTCATGGTTGGAATAATGCAAATGCGAATGAGTTAACAGACAATGAGAAGCTAGATCCTATAAGCGGATTCCCACCAGATAGGGCATTGTTAGCTAAAGTAAAGAAAATAGATTGA
- the saoL gene encoding MerB-like organometallic lyase SaoL: MEENIQFEYYSTEKLMIESIDQRLNQTEKKTRRFLMNYTIDKDKPFNLVRITEDIVRNIGTSEDKFNNLINSLINKRAIVVDKDKNVNFIYPVSALPTNHKVTLSDGRSFYAMCAIDAIGTAFTFKQDINIDSKCSQCGESIYIQIKDGRLLSYIPEDACILHVDLNKHKNWSGDCUNVMNFFCKKKDYDEYVANMQLSEDDMFCLNAAEALQVARMLFFVTDI, from the coding sequence ATGGAAGAAAATATTCAATTTGAATATTATTCAACGGAAAAGTTGATGATAGAAAGCATAGATCAGAGATTAAACCAAACTGAGAAAAAGACTAGAAGGTTCTTAATGAATTATACTATTGATAAAGATAAACCATTTAACTTAGTTAGGATAACAGAAGATATAGTTAGAAATATAGGTACTTCAGAAGATAAGTTCAATAATTTAATTAACAGCTTAATTAATAAAAGGGCAATAGTAGTAGATAAAGATAAAAATGTTAATTTTATATATCCTGTTTCGGCACTTCCAACGAATCACAAAGTTACTTTATCAGATGGTAGAAGTTTTTATGCCATGTGTGCAATAGATGCAATAGGAACAGCATTTACATTTAAGCAAGATATAAATATAGATTCAAAGTGTAGCCAATGTGGAGAGTCAATTTATATACAGATAAAGGATGGCAGGCTCTTAAGTTATATACCTGAGGATGCATGCATACTTCATGTAGATTTAAATAAACATAAAAACTGGTCTGGTGATTGTTGAAATGTTATGAATTTCTTCTGTAAGAAGAAAGATTATGATGAGTATGTAGCTAATATGCAATTATCAGAAGATGACATGTTTTGTCTAAATGCAGCAGAAGCATTGCAGGTAGCGAGAATGCTTTTTTTTGTAACAGATATATAA
- a CDS encoding zinc ribbon domain-containing protein, which translates to MFFIMGVSPKQEELDFNQTTICYHCGKYGEYKVTKEYMVLSLFFIPVLKWNKKFYVKTTCCGSIYSIDKGLGERISKGENVTVHDKDLKLVHMGKNYYKKRCSNCSFKTNEDFQYCPRCAFPFK; encoded by the coding sequence ATGTTTTTCATTATGGGAGTGTCCCCTAAACAGGAAGAACTAGATTTTAATCAAACTACAATTTGCTATCATTGTGGAAAGTATGGCGAGTATAAAGTTACCAAAGAATATATGGTTCTTAGTTTGTTTTTTATCCCAGTTTTAAAGTGGAATAAAAAATTTTATGTGAAAACTACATGTTGTGGAAGTATATATTCAATTGATAAAGGATTAGGGGAGCGAATTTCCAAGGGAGAAAATGTAACCGTACATGATAAGGATTTAAAATTAGTACATATGGGTAAAAATTACTATAAAAAAAGATGTTCTAATTGTAGTTTTAAAACTAATGAAGATTTTCAATATTGCCCAAGGTGTGCATTTCCATTTAAGTAA
- a CDS encoding arginase family protein, whose translation MDIALIGVPITYGCSLNGAQYRPSKLRQNKIIDLIKENGHTAYDLGNVPVPVVPKEEKYNGHENIKHLHPVTEINTNLAHKVYCSLVAASSVILCSSYTFFIRVP comes from the coding sequence ATGGATATAGCTTTAATCGGTGTTCCTATTACGTATGGTTGTAGTCTGAATGGAGCACAATATAGACCTAGTAAGCTTCGTCAAAATAAAATTATAGATCTGATTAAAGAAAATGGTCATACAGCTTATGATTTAGGAAACGTACCAGTACCAGTCGTTCCTAAAGAAGAAAAATATAATGGTCATGAAAATATAAAACACTTACATCCTGTAACAGAAATAAACACTAATCTAGCACATAAGGTATATTGTTCCTTAGTTGCTGCATCTTCCGTTATTCTTTGCTCAAGCTATACGTTTTTCATTAGAGTCCCTTGA
- a CDS encoding peptidylprolyl isomerase: MDNKKVLATVGGREVTEQDFNLLLNSLDPQRAMQFNSEEGRKQLLQELVSQELFYLDAVKNGLDKDEIYMQEARRMQDNILKQFAIHNLLKDIKVSEGDLLNYYNEHKDMFKEPESVKASHILVDDEAKAEEIAKEISDGLAFEEAATKYSNCPSNAQGGDLGYFTKGRMVPEFEAAAFNMKAGEVSAPVKTQFGYHIIKVVDKKEESIKAFDEVKSQLSQQLMAMKQQETYLNRVDELKKEYEVKINE; the protein is encoded by the coding sequence ATGGATAATAAAAAGGTATTAGCCACTGTTGGTGGTAGAGAAGTAACAGAGCAAGACTTTAACCTGCTTTTAAATAGCTTAGATCCTCAAAGAGCAATGCAATTTAACTCTGAAGAAGGTAGAAAGCAATTACTACAAGAGTTAGTTAGCCAAGAACTATTTTACTTAGATGCAGTTAAAAATGGACTTGATAAAGATGAAATTTATATGCAAGAAGCGAGAAGAATGCAAGATAACATTTTGAAGCAATTTGCAATTCATAACCTATTAAAAGATATCAAAGTAAGTGAAGGCGACCTTTTAAACTATTATAACGAACATAAAGATATGTTTAAAGAGCCTGAAAGTGTAAAAGCAAGCCACATTCTTGTTGATGATGAAGCAAAAGCTGAAGAAATCGCCAAGGAAATTAGTGATGGATTAGCATTTGAAGAAGCTGCTACAAAATATTCTAACTGCCCATCTAATGCTCAAGGTGGAGATTTAGGATACTTTACAAAGGGAAGAATGGTTCCTGAGTTTGAAGCTGCTGCATTTAATATGAAAGCTGGAGAAGTTAGTGCTCCTGTTAAAACTCAATTTGGTTATCACATTATTAAAGTGGTTGATAAAAAAGAAGAGTCTATAAAAGCCTTCGATGAAGTTAAAAGTCAATTAAGCCAACAATTAATGGCTATGAAACAACAAGAAACATATCTTAATAGAGTTGATGAATTAAAGAAGGAATATGAAGTTAAAATTAACGAATAA